The following are encoded together in the Pseudomonas maumuensis genome:
- a CDS encoding helix-turn-helix domain-containing protein, producing MPPLDHLQVFNALNASPHARLELSAHLGDGLAAALWSNRDDARDYQAPSHHTLSCYIADGTGTFRRQRPGDRGAPDKLCVMPAGHESNWVINGTIRLAHLYISEEQFALGCTRLLDREPREMQLREATFLDDPQQARRFRELIGLDWAEPGERLLASSLAHDIIDHAVLNQVGLRQGLKLKGGLAPHQRRQLVDYIEANLDQPLTLGELALRCNLSEYHFARMFRASFGLPPHQYLLARRLQRACRLLRMGTLPLGEVALLCGFASASHFSNRFRQALGATPGAYRAAFAS from the coding sequence ATGCCCCCACTCGATCACCTGCAGGTCTTCAACGCCCTCAACGCCTCGCCCCACGCCCGGCTGGAGCTGAGCGCGCACCTGGGCGACGGCCTGGCGGCGGCCTTGTGGAGCAACCGCGACGATGCCCGCGACTACCAGGCGCCCAGCCATCACACGCTGTCCTGCTACATCGCCGACGGTACCGGCACCTTCCGCCGCCAGCGCCCTGGCGATCGCGGCGCGCCGGACAAGCTGTGCGTGATGCCCGCCGGCCACGAGTCGAACTGGGTGATCAACGGCACGATCCGTCTGGCCCACTTGTACATCAGCGAGGAACAGTTCGCCCTCGGCTGCACCCGCCTGCTGGACCGCGAGCCCCGGGAAATGCAACTGCGCGAAGCGACCTTCCTCGACGATCCTCAGCAGGCCCGGCGTTTCCGCGAGCTGATCGGCCTGGACTGGGCCGAACCCGGCGAACGCCTGCTGGCCAGCAGCCTGGCCCACGACATAATCGACCATGCCGTGCTCAACCAGGTCGGCCTGCGCCAGGGGCTGAAACTCAAGGGCGGGCTGGCACCGCACCAGCGTCGGCAACTGGTGGACTATATCGAGGCCAACCTCGACCAGCCGCTGACGCTGGGGGAGCTGGCACTGCGCTGCAACCTGTCCGAGTACCACTTCGCGCGGATGTTCCGGGCGAGCTTCGGCCTGCCGCCGCATCAGTACCTGCTGGCCCGGCGGCTGCAAAGGGCGTGTCGCTTGCTGCGCATGGGCACCCTGCCCCTGGGCGAAGTGGCGCTGCTGTGCGGGTTTGCCAGTGCCAGTCACTTCAGCAACCGGTTTCGCCAGGCATTGGGAGCGACGCCGGGGGCGTATCGGGCGGCATTCGCCAGTTGA